A stretch of Halococcus sediminicola DNA encodes these proteins:
- a CDS encoding NUDIX hydrolase, with product MSTRDATDDTTETHPDADQQLVAVDENDEPEGIVQRLDAHTGDGVRHRAFTAMLFDEAGNLLLAQRSPEKRLWDTGWDGTVASHPREGEDQLDATRKRLDEELGISPDQYDDLRATDRFEYKRYYYDEGIEWEVCTVLKATLSDTTLDPDDSEVAGVLWVPYERLHEHPRWYRQLDFCPWFEIAMRRDF from the coding sequence ATGAGCACACGGGACGCCACCGACGACACCACCGAAACGCACCCGGACGCCGACCAGCAGCTCGTCGCGGTCGACGAGAACGACGAGCCGGAGGGGATCGTCCAGCGCCTCGACGCCCACACCGGTGACGGCGTTCGCCACCGCGCGTTCACCGCGATGTTGTTCGACGAGGCGGGCAACCTCCTGCTCGCCCAGCGCAGCCCCGAGAAACGCCTCTGGGACACCGGCTGGGACGGCACCGTCGCCTCCCACCCCCGCGAGGGCGAGGACCAACTCGACGCCACGCGCAAGCGCCTCGACGAGGAACTCGGCATCTCGCCCGATCAGTACGACGATCTCCGGGCGACCGACCGTTTCGAGTACAAGCGCTACTACTACGACGAGGGCATCGAATGGGAGGTCTGTACGGTTCTCAAAGCGACCCTCTCGGACACGACGCTCGACCCCGACGACAGCGAAGTTGCCGGGGTCCTCTGGGTGCCCTACGAGCGCCTCCACGAACACCCGCGCTGGTACCGCCAGCTCGACTTCTGTCCGTGGTTCGAGATCGCCATGCGCCGCGACTTCTAA